CCGCCGACGGTGTGGTGTACGACAGGCTCGTGCTCCAGCGTTGTCAGCGGGAAGGCGATAGCCTCAATGCCCTCCTGTACCACGACGACGCGGTCCAGCGGACTCAGCCGCTTGTCCGGTTCACCGAAGAAGAGGAACGGCGTCTGGCGGTCGTAGAGCTCGTACGGGTTGCGGCCGTACTGGCGGCTGTAGCCCGTATCCCGAGAGAGCACACGTCCGTCTGGGTAGGCCTCCTTGAAGTCCTCCCACGAAACGAGGAATGACGGCAGGATTGTCAGTCGCTCGCCCAGCAGCTCGCCGATGATGGCTTCACCCACAATCTGCTGCCACCACGACTCCGTCTGCCGGTCGTACATGATCATGTCGCTGTGCCGCAGCACGCCCGACACGCCGAAGTCCAGCGTGCGGCCGCCCAGGCCGCTGCCGCCGCTTAAACGGCGGTCGAAGGTGATGGCCGAGTTGCACAGAGGGCAGTAGGTCACGGCCACGGGCACGCCGTCGACGGTGTCGTTGACGATCTCGTGCCAGATGAGGATTGCGAGGGGGTAGGCCCTGACGTCGCCGTCAATCTCTACCACGTGCACCTGTTCCCGGTTGTCCAGCCATTCGTCGCCGGCCGCGATGTCCTCGAACACCGGCTCGTCAATGGCCGGGATGCCGTCCTTGCCAGGCCCGCCTGAGAAAACCTCACTCAAGGAGATGGACCGCCGGGTGAAGTCCGTCTTCCACCCGCTGGTGCTGAAGCGGGCGTTCTTGAGCTCCTCATCGCTGCCGAAGTCCGGCGTGGGCGTGACGGTGGGCCAGGGGGTCTCGCCGGGCGGGAGCGGCGCCGCGGGCTTGGGGCCGGATGGGGGGACCGTGTCCAGGGAGCCGGTGAAGGGGCGTGCTGTGGCGGTGGGCTGTGCGGCGGCCTCGCTCGCGACGCCGGCGGCGTCGGCGCAGGCGGCGGTCACCAACAGAAGCGTCGACAGGAGGAGCAACTGCGGCATGAAGCCAACGGTGCGGCGGTGAGGAGAGGCGGCGTTGCGGGGCTTGGCATAGGTGGGAAGCGTCTTCACATGCTCCACTCAGAAGCAGATTGCCGTCAGGGCTGTACTTCCAGCATAACGGATACGTGTTGACGATGGCGAACGCTTTCGCTACCATCAGTTAGGTTGTGCAGCAGTGCGGCCCCATCGGGAGCCTCTTCCCTTGCCCCAGTGGCGCAATGGTAGCGCAGGCGACCTGTAATCGCCAGGTTATCGGTTC
Above is a genomic segment from Chloroflexota bacterium containing:
- a CDS encoding DUF3179 domain-containing protein, with the protein product MKTLPTYAKPRNAASPHRRTVGFMPQLLLLSTLLLVTAACADAAGVASEAAAQPTATARPFTGSLDTVPPSGPKPAAPLPPGETPWPTVTPTPDFGSDEELKNARFSTSGWKTDFTRRSISLSEVFSGGPGKDGIPAIDEPVFEDIAAGDEWLDNREQVHVVEIDGDVRAYPLAILIWHEIVNDTVDGVPVAVTYCPLCNSAITFDRRLSGGSGLGGRTLDFGVSGVLRHSDMIMYDRQTESWWQQIVGEAIIGELLGERLTILPSFLVSWEDFKEAYPDGRVLSRDTGYSRQYGRNPYELYDRQTPFLFFGEPDKRLSPLDRVVVVQEGIEAIAFPLTTLEHEPVVHHTVGGRDLVVLFQFGANSALDDARVGGGRDVGAAAVYRPVVDGMPLTFTAVDEYFVDEETGSRWTLLGLAVDGMLAGKRLEPVVHGTHFWFAWAVFKPYTTVYGG